AACCCCAAGGAAGCCGATAGATTAGGGATTGTTTATACCCCTAATGAAATCGTTAAATTTATGGTACAAAGTACCGATTATTTATTAGAAAAACACTTTAACAAAACTCTGGGGGATAAAGGGGTAGAAATCTTAGATCCTTGTACTGGCCGGGTACATTTGTCACAGAAATATTAGACTATTTATTAACAAGAGATATTGAGCATAAATATCAGCATGAGATTCATTGTAATGAGATGTCAATTTTGCCCTATTACATTGCTAATCTCAACATTGAATATACTTACCAACAAAAAACGGGGGAATATTTAGAGTTTCAAAATATCTGTTTAATGGATACTTTGGATAACAGTAATTTTGCAGGGAAACAATTTGATTTGTTTGCTATGAATCAAGAAAATACGGGCAGAATTAAGCGACAAAATGACAGAAAAATATCAGTAATTATTGGTAATCCTCCCTACAATGCTAAACAGGAAAATTTTAATGATAATAATGCTAATCGTAAGTATGAAACTATTGATAAAAGAATTAAAAATACTTATATAAAAGAAGGTACCGCCCAAAATCAAATCGTTGTGTATGATATGTACACTCGTTTTATTCGTTGGGCTACGGATAGACTAGATGATGAGGGGATTGTCGCTTTTATTTCTAATTCTTCTTTTATTGATGCTAGGGCATTCGATGGTTTAAGAAAGTGTTTGGAGGATGAATTTGATTATATTTATATCATTGATTTAGGAGGAAATGTTAGGACTATTTCTGGGAAAGATGGCATTTTTATTTCTGAAAAACATACTATTTTTGGTACTGCTGCCATGACTGGTATTGCAATTTATTTTTTAATTAAAGATAAAAGTGCGGTTAGTAAAAAATTATATTATAGTCATCCTTTTCATATTCATGAATTAAGAGAAAATAAGTTAAATTATCTTAATACCAATCCTTTTAAGGATATTCCTTTTGAAAGTATAAAACCTGACAAAAAACATAATTGGATTAATCAAACAGATAATGATTTTGATGATTTGATCGCTTTGATTGACAAGGATGTGAAGGCAGGTAAAACTAAAACAGTTAGGAATAAAAAACGGGAGAGTTAGAAAATAAAGTATGTGATGAGGCAATTTTTCAGTTATTTTCATCGGGGTTAAAAACTCAAAGAGACGAATGGGTTTATGATATTGATAAAGAAAATTTAGAAGCAAAAGTTAATTTTTTAATTAAGACTTACCAAGCAACTTTAAAAGATAATAGTTATAAAGATAACAATAAAATAAAATGGGATGCTGAATTAAATAGTTATTTAAAAAGAGGAATAGAAAAAAACTTTAATAGTGAACAAATTATTAAAAGTAATTATCGTCCGTTTTATACTCAGTATCTTTATTTTGATAAGCATTTTAACGGTAGGACTTATCAATGGTTTAATATTTATAATCAAGATGATTTAGATAATAAAATTATTGTTTTACCTGGATTAGCTTCCCCAAAAGATTTTCATTGTTTAATCTCAGGAAATATTGTAGATTTAAACTGTTTACCTGCTGGTTGTCAGTGTTTACCACTGTATAGATATGAAGAAGGAGAGAGAATAGAAAATATAACCGATTGGGCGTTGGATTTGTTCAGCGAATATTATCAACCCTCACCCCCCCAGCCCCCCTCTCCCAAAGGCGAGGGGGGAGAAACTTCCCCATCTTCATCTTCATTCCCCTCTCCTGCGGGAGAGGGGTTAGGGGTGAGGGCAGATTCCCCTGTGGGAGAAGGATTAGACGTGAGGGAAGATTCCCCCGCGGGAGAAAGTTTAGACGTGAGGGCAGATTCCCCTGTGGGAAAAGGCTTAGACGTGAAGGCAAATTCTCTTACGAAAGAAGATTTATCGGAAATAGTTGGTGCAAAGCGTGAAATTCCACGAGAGTTATTAGAAAAAGCAAGGCAGTTACGGGCTAAACAAACTCCAACGGAAGTTATTTTGTGGGAATGTTTACGGGGAAATCGGTTATTTAATTTCAAATTTCGCCGTCAGCATAATATAGGTTCATTTATTGTGGATTTTTATTGTCATTCAGCAAAATTAGTAATAGAAGTTGATGGTAAAATTCATGAGAAATCAGAACAAAAAGACAAGGATAAAAATAGAGATGAATGGTTAAAAAATCAAGGCTTAAAAGTGTTAAGAATTACTAACGAAATGGTAATCAATAACTTAGAAGAAACCCTAAACATAATCACTCAAAACTTATTCCCCTCTCCTGTGGGAGAGGGGTTAGGGGTGAGGGCAGATTACCCTATGGGAGAAAGGGCGCTGGGTAGGCAACAACGAATTATTAATAAAGAAGACATTTTTAATTATGTTTATGGAGTTTTACATAACCCCAAATATCGTCAAAAATACGAACTAAATTTAAAAAGAGAATTTCCAAGAATTCCATTATATGAAGACTTTTGGCAGTGGGCAAGTTGGGGTAAAAAATTGATGGATTTGCATTTAAACTATGAAACAATCAAACCCTATGAATTAAGAAGGATTGATTTACCCTCACCCCCCCAACCCCCCTCTCCCAAAGGCGAAGGGGGAGTAAAAGTGAAATTGAAAGCGGATAAAATTAAACATAAAATTATCCTTGATGAGATTACCACGTTGGAAAATATCCCTCCGACAGCATGGGAATATAAATTGGGAAATCGTAGCGCTTTGGAGTGGATTTTGGATCAATATAAAGAGAAAAAACCGAGGGATAAAACCATCGCTGAAAAATTTAATAATTATCGTTTTGCTGACTATAAGGAGGAGGTAATTGATTTGTTGATGAAGGTGACGACGGTAAGTGTGGAAACGATGAAAATTATTGATGAAATGACAAAATAATACAATTGTTTCTCTCGTATTTATGATGTTGACTAAATAAATTGGATAAGCTAACATTTGCTAATTAATTCTTTGACAGTTAAACTTTCTTCTAATCGGTAACTTACTATATGAATTCCCCCACCTGTGCTCTTTGGATTTTAGTCGCTAGAACGGATATTCCTTTTATGATGTTAACCGTTCCTCATTTAATCAGAATGAGTAATTTTCCTTTTACAGAGAGAGTTTTGGCGGTTGATACTGCTCCATTATCAGGGGATAAGGTGAATCGTCCGGGGGTAGGTACAATGGAACAATTAAGAAAAAATACTCAAGAACTGTTAGAGAAAGGAATAATTGATAGGATTGTTGATATTAATTATGATGACGAATATCGTCGTCAAGTTTATCAAAAGCATTTTGGTTTTCCGTTACGTCAAAGTCATAATTATAAGGGGTATCCCATTTTAGGAACTATATTCACCATTGAAGAGCCTAAAACAGATTATATGTTGCATTTTGATAGTGATATGCTTTTATATCAGCATCCAGGTTTTAGTTGGGTAAAAGAAGCTATAAAACTATCAGAAAAACACCCAGAGATAATGTCTTTTCGTCCTTTAACAGGACCTCCTTTAGAACCTGTTTGAAAAGTCTTGATGTAGAATATGTCAGTAAAAAACTGATAAAAAAAAATGACAAGACTATCATACGATACTGACCTCACTGATTACCAGTGGGAAATTTTAAAATTATTAATTCCTCCTGCTAAAACTGGGGGCAGAAATCGCTCTGTGAATATTAGAGAGGTAGTTAATGCCATCTTTTATCTTCTTGCCAATGGAATAAAATGGAGGGCAATGCCTCACGATTTTCCCAAATGGCAAACGGTTTACACTTATTTTCGAGGTTGGGAATCTGATGGTACATGGCGTGGCATTAATCAGCAACTACGGGAACAAGTACGAATAGAAGCGGGAAGAAACTCAAAACCTAGTGCCGGTAGTATTGATAGTCAGTCGGTAAAAACCGCAATGGGTGGAGAAGAAATCGGCTTTGATGGTGGAAAGAAAGTCAAGGGTAGAAAAAGAACGATTTTGGTTGATACCATGGGTTTGGTACTAGATTTATGTGTTCATGGTGCAAAACGTTCAGATCATCAAGGAATGGAATTGTTAGCCACTTTCACTTCGCAGTTTTGGGCATGTTTAAAAATAATTTGGGTGGATAGTACTTTTGCAGGGAAAGAATTTATCGCCACGATACACAGAGAATTTGGCTGGAAATTAGAGCATGTAAAAAGGACAGATGAAAAACCAGGTTTCACGGTGATACCCAAAAGATAGGAGTCCTAAATTTATTAATGCTTTACCAGATATTATTAAAAAAATTGAAGCGGGAAATTTTCCAGCAGAACAAGCGGGGCATTATGATTTGATTTCTCATTTATGGTATTAGCAAATGAACAGAAAAACTAAGGATTTTTTAATAAAAAAATACTTTGATTTTAGGATCAACACAACAGAATTATACGATCATATTCGATTCAGAAAGTATCCATATAAATTTCTTTTTCTCTTTAGTCACATGAGATCTGGCTCTTCACTGTTAACTCATTTGATTATTAATAATCCAGAAGTTATTGGTTATGGGGAGACTCATCTTTGTTATAAGTCAACTGAAGATTTAAAAAAATTATTGTACAATGTTTATGAAAAAGTAAGATCTTATCAAATGAATGAGATTTATGTTTTAGATAAAATTTTGCATAATCAAAGATTACAAAATAACGATTTTTTAAGTTCACAATCTATTAAGACAATATTTTTATTGAGAGAACCAAAAGCGACCATTAATAGTCTTCTCATTCTAAAGCCTCATTGGACTTCAAAGGAAGCCTCAAACTATTATTGTGGTCGTCTTTTAACCTTGGTAAACTATGCTCAATCAATTAACGATAGAAATCGTTGCTTATTCATTACCTATGAGCAAATTATTGATCAAAGTCAATCTGTACTAGATAAATTACAAAATTATCTGAATACCAAAGAAGAATTTTCAGAACAGTATCAAGTTACTAGAATAACTGGCTTAAAAGGTATTGGAGATTCTTCCTCCAATATTAAATCAGGTAAAATAATTAAAAAGTCCCCATCCAAACAGATGGAGATAGATCATGACTCTTTAAACCGTGCGATCGCCTCTTTTTCTCAAACCAGCGAAACCTTGTCCCAGTATTGCCAAACCATAAAAGATAACTTATAGTATGGTGGGCAATGCCCACCATACTTCAATGGTTACTCTTCAAAATCAGCATCCACAGCATCACTACCGCCACGCACAGTAACTAAATCAATTTGTTGACGATAATAATCAACACTCTTGATTTCCACTTCTACCTTATCTCC
The sequence above is a segment of the Cyanobacterium stanieri PCC 7202 genome. Coding sequences within it:
- a CDS encoding hypothetical protein (KEGG: cyh:Cyan8802_3816 hypothetical protein~SPTR: Putative uncharacterized protein;~manually curated), yielding MNRKTKDFLIKKYFDFRINTTELYDHIRFRKYPYKFLFLFSHMRSGSSLLTHLIINNPEVIGYGETHLCYKSTEDLKKLLYNVYEKVRSYQMNEIYVLDKILHNQRLQNNDFLSSQSIKTIFLLREPKATINSLLILKPHWTSKEASNYYCGRLLTLVNYAQSINDRNRCLFITYEQIIDQSQSVLDKLQNYLNTKEEFSEQYQVTRITGLKGIGDSSSNIKSGKIIKKSPSKQMEIDHDSLNRAIASFSQTSETLSQYCQTIKDNL
- a CDS encoding transposase IS4 family protein (PFAM: Transposase DDE domain~COGs: COG3293 Transposase and inactivated derivatives~InterPro IPR002559~KEGG: cyn:Cyan7425_0011 transposase IS4 family protein~PFAM: transposase IS4 family protein~SPTR: Transposase IS4 family protein) produces the protein MTRLSYDTDLTDYQWEILKLLIPPAKTGGRNRSVNIREVVNAIFYLLANGIKWRAMPHDFPKWQTVYTYFRGWESDGTWRGINQQLREQVRIEAGRNSKPSAGSIDSQSVKTAMGGEEIGFDGGKKVKGRKRTILVDTMGLVLDLCVHGAKRSDHQGMELLATFTSQFWACLKIIWVDSTFAGKEFIATIHREFGWKLEHVKRTDEKPGFTVIPKR